A genomic segment from Streptomyces sp. NBC_00459 encodes:
- a CDS encoding CGNR zinc finger domain-containing protein — translation MLITHDTRCALDAVVDLVNTAPEDDSADGLPDVDALEGFVRKHKISDIGVLSEFDLAAVRRIRGRFAGVFAAQDARTAATVINELVAAAGTTPRLTDHDGYDWHVHYFAPGASIADHLAADCGMALAFFVVAGEQERLRRCEAPDCRHAFVDVSRNRSRRYCDSRTCGNRLHVAAYRARRKESAG, via the coding sequence GTGCTGATCACCCACGACACCCGGTGCGCCCTCGACGCCGTGGTCGATCTGGTGAACACCGCGCCGGAGGACGACTCGGCGGACGGACTGCCCGATGTCGACGCGCTCGAAGGTTTCGTACGAAAGCACAAGATCAGCGACATCGGTGTGCTGTCGGAGTTCGATCTCGCCGCCGTGCGCAGGATCCGCGGACGGTTCGCCGGGGTGTTCGCGGCGCAGGACGCCCGGACCGCCGCCACGGTCATCAACGAGCTGGTCGCCGCCGCGGGCACCACCCCCCGGCTCACCGACCACGACGGCTACGACTGGCACGTGCACTACTTCGCCCCCGGCGCGTCCATCGCCGACCATCTCGCCGCCGACTGCGGGATGGCCCTCGCGTTCTTCGTGGTCGCCGGCGAGCAGGAGCGGCTGCGCCGGTGCGAGGCCCCGGACTGCCGGCACGCCTTCGTCGACGTCTCCCGCAACCGGTCACGCCGCTACTGCGACAGCCGAACCTGTGGAAACCGGCTTCATGTGGCGGCCTACCGGGCGCGCCGCAAGGAGTCGGCGGGCTGA
- a CDS encoding serine/threonine-protein kinase → MNMAMMRLRREDPRVVGSFRLHRRLGAGGMGVVYLGSDKRGQRVALKVIRPDLAEDQEFRSRFAREVSAARRIRGGCTARLVAADLDADRPWFATQYVPGPSLHDKVADEGSLSAADVASIGAALAEGLVAVHEAGVVHRDLKPSNILLSPKGPRIIDFGIAWATGASTLTHVGTAVGSPGFLAPEQVRGAAVTPATDVFSLGATLAYASMADSPFGHGSSEVMLYRVVHEEAHLQGVPDALAPLVRACLAKDPEERPSTLQLSLRLKEIAAREAQGMADARPPGPRAAEAERPTGRLTESYPDQRPPYHSQTQPHSQSPSPSQSQRRPQGPASGASGSRGGVPSRGGGGVSRGDSPSRGGGVSRSGTASSRSGARPVPGSRNTNRPGPRSGTGRPAPRGTGTGRRPANPRLLRQRLFVFVVVTLLVALGIAAAQGCQGPSRGLGDDSGGGVREQRQEQVRPDDKPAGDAPPALGRPQSGSDSNAD, encoded by the coding sequence ATGAACATGGCGATGATGCGCCTGAGGCGCGAGGACCCGCGTGTCGTCGGCTCGTTCAGGCTTCACAGACGGCTCGGCGCGGGCGGGATGGGCGTTGTCTACCTGGGCTCCGACAAGCGGGGCCAGCGGGTCGCGCTGAAGGTGATCCGGCCCGATCTGGCGGAGGATCAGGAGTTCCGTTCCCGGTTCGCGCGCGAGGTCTCGGCTGCCCGGCGGATCAGGGGCGGGTGCACGGCGCGACTCGTCGCCGCGGATCTGGACGCGGACCGGCCGTGGTTCGCCACGCAGTACGTGCCCGGGCCCTCCCTGCACGACAAGGTGGCCGACGAGGGGTCGCTCAGCGCGGCCGACGTCGCCTCCATCGGCGCCGCCCTCGCCGAGGGGCTGGTCGCGGTGCACGAGGCCGGTGTCGTGCACCGGGATCTGAAGCCGTCCAACATCCTGCTGTCCCCGAAGGGGCCGCGGATCATCGACTTCGGCATCGCCTGGGCGACCGGGGCCTCGACGCTCACCCACGTCGGTACGGCGGTCGGCTCGCCCGGCTTCCTCGCGCCCGAGCAGGTGCGCGGCGCGGCGGTCACGCCGGCCACCGACGTGTTCTCGCTCGGCGCGACTCTCGCGTACGCCTCGATGGCCGACTCGCCCTTCGGGCACGGCAGTTCCGAGGTGATGCTGTACCGGGTGGTCCACGAGGAGGCCCATCTGCAGGGTGTGCCGGACGCGTTGGCACCCCTCGTACGGGCGTGTCTGGCGAAGGATCCGGAGGAGCGGCCCAGCACGCTCCAACTGTCGTTGCGGCTCAAGGAGATCGCGGCGCGCGAGGCGCAGGGGATGGCGGACGCACGGCCCCCCGGGCCGCGTGCCGCCGAGGCGGAGCGGCCGACGGGGCGGCTCACCGAGAGCTATCCGGACCAGCGGCCCCCCTATCACTCGCAGACGCAGCCCCACTCGCAGTCCCCTTCCCCGTCACAGTCACAACGGCGTCCTCAGGGGCCGGCCTCGGGGGCGTCCGGGTCGCGCGGCGGTGTGCCGTCGCGGGGTGGCGGCGGTGTTTCGCGGGGGGACAGTCCGTCGCGGGGTGGCGGGGTCTCGCGCAGTGGTACCGCGTCGTCGCGTTCCGGGGCGCGGCCGGTTCCCGGCTCACGGAACACGAACCGTCCCGGTCCGCGCAGCGGTACGGGACGTCCGGCGCCGCGTGGCACGGGGACCGGGCGGCGGCCGGCCAATCCGCGGCTGCTGCGGCAGCGGTTGTTCGTGTTCGTCGTGGTGACGCTGCTGGTGGCCCTGGGGATCGCGGCTGCTCAGGGGTGCCAGGGGCCCAGCCGTGGGCTCGGGGACGACAGCGGCGGAGGCGTGCGGGAGCAGCGGCAGGAGCAGGTGCGGCCGGACGACAAGCCGGCGGGCGACGCGCCGCCGGCGCTCGGGCGCCCTCAGTCGGGTTCGGATTCGAACGCCGACTGA
- a CDS encoding chorismate-binding protein codes for MSDLAPLARFGGLVATGLLDVTSDPAALDSTGFWAVSADYGGRLTCARFRDVREEAVPAPQSGPGRWRGPAAGDWTSSLDRAAYTAGVRRIREHIATGEVYQANLCRVLSAPVESGADVDALTSLLAHGNPAPYAGTIRLPAQGVEIATASPELFLRRVGRTVESGPIKGTGRTEADLLEKDYAENVMIVDLVRNDIGRVCATGSVTVPELCVVEKHPGLVHLVSTVRGELRPHTGWPELLAAAFPPGSVTGAPKSSALRIIDALETAPRGPYCGGIGWVDADRGTGELAVGIRTFWIDRADGMLRFGTGAGITWGSDPEAEWRETELKASRLLAVASGTYAASGEGTLT; via the coding sequence GTGTCCGATCTCGCTCCTCTCGCCCGCTTCGGCGGTCTCGTCGCCACCGGTCTCCTCGATGTCACCAGCGACCCCGCGGCTCTCGACTCCACCGGTTTCTGGGCCGTGTCCGCTGACTACGGCGGCCGTCTGACCTGCGCCCGCTTCCGGGACGTACGAGAGGAGGCGGTGCCCGCGCCGCAGTCGGGACCAGGGAGGTGGCGGGGTCCGGCCGCCGGTGACTGGACGTCGTCCCTCGACCGCGCCGCGTACACCGCGGGGGTGCGCCGGATCCGTGAGCACATCGCGACCGGCGAGGTCTATCAGGCGAACCTCTGCCGGGTCCTGTCCGCGCCCGTGGAGTCCGGCGCGGACGTGGACGCACTCACCTCACTGCTGGCACACGGCAACCCGGCACCGTATGCAGGAACGATCCGCCTGCCCGCGCAGGGCGTCGAGATCGCCACCGCGTCCCCCGAACTCTTCCTCCGCCGGGTCGGCCGGACCGTCGAATCGGGCCCGATCAAGGGCACCGGACGCACCGAGGCGGACCTCCTGGAGAAGGACTACGCCGAGAACGTGATGATCGTGGACCTGGTCCGCAACGACATCGGCCGCGTCTGCGCGACGGGCTCGGTGACCGTGCCCGAACTGTGCGTCGTCGAGAAGCACCCGGGGCTGGTCCACCTCGTGTCGACGGTACGGGGCGAGCTGCGCCCGCACACCGGCTGGCCGGAGCTGCTGGCGGCGGCCTTTCCGCCCGGCTCGGTCACCGGCGCGCCCAAGTCGAGCGCCCTGCGGATCATCGACGCCCTGGAGACGGCACCCCGGGGACCGTACTGCGGAGGCATCGGCTGGGTCGACGCGGACCGGGGCACGGGCGAACTGGCGGTCGGCATCCGCACCTTCTGGATCGACCGGGCCGACGGCATGCTGCGCTTCGGCACCGGAGCGGGCATCACCTGGGGTTCGGATCCCGAGGCGGAGTGGCGGGAGACCGAACTGAAGGCGTCCCGGCTGCTCGCGGTAGCGTCGGGGACGTATGCGGCCAGTGGAGAGGGAACGTTGACGTGA
- a CDS encoding TIGR02611 family protein, with protein MNTGSDKPVEAVVTPDEAGAGDAAGERELGSRAPEFIKARRMLHVSWQVGVFVVGLAVVGAGVVMLPLPGPGWLVIFGGMAIWATEFVWAQLVLRWTKRKVTVATQRALDPRVRRRNIILVTIGLLIVAVLVGIYLWKFGLEMPWNIKDQ; from the coding sequence ATGAATACGGGGAGTGACAAGCCCGTCGAGGCTGTCGTGACACCAGATGAGGCCGGGGCCGGTGATGCCGCGGGCGAGCGTGAGCTCGGGTCGAGGGCGCCGGAATTCATCAAGGCACGCCGCATGCTGCACGTGAGCTGGCAGGTCGGCGTGTTCGTCGTGGGCCTCGCGGTGGTGGGTGCCGGCGTCGTCATGCTGCCGCTGCCCGGGCCGGGCTGGCTGGTGATCTTCGGCGGTATGGCGATCTGGGCGACCGAGTTCGTCTGGGCCCAGCTGGTGCTGCGCTGGACGAAGCGCAAGGTCACCGTGGCGACACAGCGTGCACTCGACCCCAGGGTGCGTCGCCGCAACATCATCCTGGTGACCATCGGTCTGCTGATAGTGGCGGTTCTCGTCGGAATCTACCTGTGGAAGTTCGGGCTGGAAATGCCCTGGAACATCAAGGATCAGTGA
- a CDS encoding ABC transporter substrate-binding protein, with protein MPKNGNVERRTILKAAGASAAALGLATTTGCGGDSGAGDGNVTLRYAWWGGEPRTIAIKKSIALFEKKYPKIKIKPEFTDYAAFWEKFQTQASGGNPPDVFQNAVGFLRKYDKRGVLLDLKAQADAGNLDLENFRNGVLANGQVDGKQLGIPVGANTMALVIDLKAFEKAGVEAKFGWTWDEYFAALQKIQDKLKIAGDTGYFGIMYLYDLYLRQNGKAFFTDTDLGFTEDDLTQWWEDGYKRVKSGLVADPKKIEQVQPKSGLSAGLAASEFTWDNFSIRYEGEGESDYGLAPIPTTDGKDTGQYLGSLMMSAFSGTKHPKEVAQFISFMVHDPEVGKIMGYDRGILATTEQFDAFKPTDPNNKGVAAYEDEVAKAGVLGKITPHPSGADVVESAFLRIGGEIAQGKTKPADGAKALFSEAKAAFAG; from the coding sequence GTGCCTAAGAACGGAAATGTTGAGAGGCGAACGATCCTCAAGGCGGCCGGAGCCTCGGCGGCCGCGCTGGGGCTGGCGACGACGACCGGGTGCGGTGGTGACAGCGGCGCCGGGGACGGGAATGTGACGCTCCGTTATGCGTGGTGGGGTGGCGAGCCGCGCACCATTGCCATCAAGAAGTCGATCGCGCTCTTCGAGAAGAAGTACCCGAAGATCAAGATCAAGCCGGAATTCACCGACTACGCGGCGTTCTGGGAGAAGTTCCAGACGCAGGCCTCCGGCGGTAATCCGCCGGACGTTTTCCAGAATGCTGTCGGATTTCTGCGCAAGTACGACAAGCGTGGCGTTCTTTTGGACCTCAAGGCGCAGGCTGACGCCGGGAATCTGGACCTGGAGAACTTCCGCAACGGCGTTCTGGCGAACGGTCAGGTCGACGGCAAGCAGCTCGGCATACCCGTCGGCGCCAACACCATGGCGCTCGTCATCGACCTCAAGGCCTTCGAGAAGGCGGGCGTCGAGGCGAAGTTCGGCTGGACCTGGGACGAGTACTTCGCAGCGCTGCAGAAGATCCAGGACAAGCTGAAGATCGCCGGTGACACCGGCTACTTCGGCATCATGTACCTCTACGACCTGTACCTGCGCCAGAACGGCAAGGCCTTCTTCACCGACACGGATCTCGGCTTCACCGAGGACGACCTGACGCAGTGGTGGGAGGACGGCTACAAGCGGGTGAAGTCCGGGCTTGTCGCCGACCCCAAGAAGATCGAGCAGGTCCAACCCAAGTCCGGTCTGTCGGCGGGGCTCGCCGCGTCCGAATTCACCTGGGACAACTTCTCCATCCGTTACGAGGGCGAGGGAGAGTCCGACTACGGGCTCGCCCCGATCCCCACCACGGACGGCAAGGACACCGGCCAGTACCTCGGTTCGCTGATGATGAGCGCCTTCTCCGGGACCAAGCACCCCAAGGAGGTCGCCCAGTTCATCAGCTTCATGGTCCACGACCCCGAGGTCGGCAAGATCATGGGCTACGACCGGGGCATCCTCGCCACCACCGAGCAGTTCGACGCGTTCAAGCCGACCGACCCCAACAACAAGGGCGTCGCGGCCTACGAGGACGAGGTCGCCAAGGCCGGCGTGCTCGGGAAGATCACCCCGCACCCGTCCGGCGCGGATGTCGTCGAGTCGGCCTTCCTGCGCATCGGCGGCGAGATCGCCCAGGGCAAGACCAAGCCGGCGGATGGCGCGAAGGCCCTGTTCAGCGAGGCCAAGGCCGCGTTCGCGGGCTGA
- a CDS encoding phosphotransferase family protein, whose translation MTATPLLSDLTTRAKAKAHARTQPCPCGAATLTDRPDGTVVRHADTVAKAHAPDTVPTELTARLAVAARLPGVLLPPLSPTPVDLHGRLVTFWPYGDPVDPEDPDAAPWEEAATLLARLHRTPAPPGLPPMRGPAKAARAIARLRATTPQPATEPVLRAWAALPAWARAEAPMPDLPGRPSRPSLCHGDLHLGQLVRHPTPDGPWLLIDVDDLGVGAPTWDLARPAAWYACGLLPPDEWTRFLAAYRTAGGPAVPADGDPWPALDTAARALTVQTAALAIVKATAADRPLDDVQLAVVDACARMGSVPPELAHENTK comes from the coding sequence GTGACCGCCACCCCCTTGCTCTCCGACCTCACCACCCGAGCCAAGGCCAAGGCCCACGCCCGCACCCAACCCTGCCCCTGCGGCGCAGCCACCCTCACCGACCGCCCCGACGGCACCGTCGTCCGCCACGCGGACACCGTCGCAAAGGCACACGCCCCGGACACCGTCCCCACCGAACTCACCGCCCGCCTGGCCGTGGCCGCCCGCCTCCCCGGCGTACTCCTGCCCCCGCTCAGCCCGACGCCCGTCGACCTGCACGGCAGACTCGTGACGTTCTGGCCCTACGGCGATCCCGTCGACCCGGAGGACCCGGACGCGGCCCCCTGGGAAGAGGCCGCCACCCTCCTCGCCCGTCTCCACCGGACTCCCGCCCCGCCCGGCCTGCCGCCCATGCGCGGCCCGGCCAAGGCGGCCCGTGCCATCGCGCGCCTGCGGGCCACCACCCCGCAGCCGGCCACCGAGCCCGTCCTGCGCGCCTGGGCAGCCCTCCCGGCCTGGGCCAGGGCCGAGGCCCCCATGCCCGACCTCCCCGGCCGACCGTCCCGCCCGAGCCTCTGCCACGGCGACCTCCACCTCGGCCAACTCGTACGCCACCCCACCCCGGACGGCCCCTGGCTCCTCATCGACGTGGACGACCTCGGTGTGGGCGCCCCCACCTGGGACCTGGCCCGCCCGGCCGCCTGGTACGCCTGCGGACTGCTCCCGCCCGACGAGTGGACCCGCTTCCTGGCCGCCTACCGCACCGCGGGCGGCCCGGCCGTACCCGCCGACGGCGACCCCTGGCCCGCCCTGGACACCGCCGCCCGCGCCCTCACCGTGCAGACGGCCGCCCTGGCGATCGTCAAGGCGACGGCGGCGGACCGCCCACTGGACGACGTACAGCTGGCCGTGGTCGACGCATGTGCCCGAATGGGTTCGGTACCACCCGAGTTGGCCCACGAAAACACGAAGTAG
- a CDS encoding GNAT family N-acetyltransferase, translated as MTTTLRPTEPLQREADGTRSRRYQVCVNSRPVGAIHLGTDPDFGDSVAKILDLRVDEPDRRRGRATVAALAAEEVARGWGCRRIEASVPGDAPAALRLATALGYVLRNRRMDKALGAVPPELPAGSLGRPMTEAEFVVWEAAGRLDYAESWIERGVPAAEAHAKAKQDHERMLAQGVASEGMTLSVLEHEGTRVGTLWLGSREGSAFVYKVEADAEHRGRGHGRALMLLAEAQAIEAGRPAISLNVFAGNSPAERLYESLGYETVTRHMYKDLL; from the coding sequence ATGACCACCACCCTGCGGCCGACCGAGCCGCTCCAGCGCGAGGCCGACGGGACGCGTTCACGCCGATACCAGGTGTGCGTGAACAGCCGTCCCGTCGGCGCGATACACCTGGGCACCGACCCCGACTTCGGGGACTCGGTGGCGAAGATCCTTGACCTCCGCGTCGACGAACCCGACCGTCGGCGCGGCCGGGCCACGGTGGCCGCGCTCGCCGCGGAGGAGGTGGCACGCGGCTGGGGCTGCCGCCGCATCGAGGCGTCCGTCCCGGGCGACGCACCAGCGGCTCTGCGGCTCGCGACCGCGCTCGGCTACGTGCTGCGCAACCGTCGTATGGACAAGGCGCTCGGGGCCGTCCCGCCCGAACTGCCTGCCGGAAGCCTTGGCCGCCCCATGACGGAGGCCGAGTTCGTGGTGTGGGAGGCGGCGGGCAGGCTGGACTACGCGGAGAGCTGGATCGAGCGGGGAGTGCCGGCCGCCGAGGCGCACGCCAAGGCGAAGCAGGACCACGAGCGGATGCTGGCGCAGGGCGTGGCCAGCGAGGGCATGACACTCAGCGTCCTGGAACACGAGGGCACCCGCGTCGGCACTCTGTGGCTGGGCTCCCGCGAGGGCTCGGCCTTTGTGTACAAGGTCGAGGCCGACGCGGAACACCGGGGGAGAGGCCACGGCCGCGCCCTCATGCTCCTGGCGGAGGCCCAGGCGATCGAGGCCGGCCGGCCGGCGATCTCCCTGAACGTCTTCGCCGGCAACAGCCCGGCCGAACGGCTCTACGAGTCGTTGGGCTACGAGACGGTGACCCGCCACATGTACAAGGACCTGCTGTAG
- a CDS encoding aminotransferase class IV: MKLWLDGGLQDIETARVSVFDHGLTVGDGIFETVKAVDGRPFALTRHLDRLTRSARGLGLPDPDLDELRRACTAVLDANPMALGRLRITYTGGHGPLGSDRGEHGPTLVVAVGESARRPDATAVITVPWTRNERGAVTGLKTTSYAENVVALARAREQGASEALFGNTVGQLCEGTGSNVFVVLDGEIHTPPLASGCLAGVTRALVAEWTGAKETDLPLAVLEDADEIFLTSTLRDVQAVRRVDDRRLPDAPGPVTAKAMRVFDERAGDDLDP; the protein is encoded by the coding sequence GTGAAGCTATGGCTCGACGGCGGGTTGCAGGACATCGAGACCGCCCGCGTCTCCGTGTTCGACCACGGACTGACCGTGGGCGACGGCATCTTCGAGACGGTGAAGGCGGTCGACGGCCGGCCGTTCGCACTCACCCGCCACCTGGACCGGCTGACCCGCTCGGCCCGCGGCCTCGGCCTGCCCGACCCCGACCTCGACGAGCTCCGCCGCGCCTGTACGGCCGTACTCGACGCCAATCCGATGGCCCTGGGCCGTCTGCGCATCACCTACACCGGTGGTCACGGCCCCCTCGGCTCCGACCGGGGGGAGCACGGCCCGACCCTGGTGGTCGCTGTCGGTGAGTCCGCCCGGCGTCCCGACGCGACCGCCGTGATCACGGTCCCCTGGACGCGCAACGAACGCGGCGCCGTCACCGGCCTGAAGACCACGTCGTACGCCGAGAACGTCGTCGCCCTCGCCAGGGCGCGCGAACAGGGCGCGTCCGAGGCGCTGTTCGGCAACACGGTCGGCCAGCTGTGCGAGGGGACGGGGTCGAACGTCTTCGTCGTCCTGGACGGCGAGATCCACACCCCGCCGCTCGCCTCCGGCTGCCTCGCCGGCGTCACGCGCGCCCTCGTCGCCGAGTGGACGGGCGCCAAGGAGACCGACCTGCCGCTCGCCGTCCTCGAAGACGCCGACGAGATCTTCCTGACGTCCACCCTGAGGGACGTACAGGCCGTGCGACGCGTCGACGACCGGCGACTCCCGGACGCACCGGGCCCGGTGACGGCCAAGGCGATGCGGGTCTTCGACGAGCGGGCGGGCGACGACCTCGATCCCTGA
- a CDS encoding carbohydrate ABC transporter permease, whose amino-acid sequence MTSATSPVAHTANEGRRIGSLVWHVGALLVLAVVLYPVIWVLGASFKPSKDIIASLDLLPTKPVWANFSGLADGISGISIGSFFSNSLMYAGLAVVGVVLSSSLTAYAFAKIRFAGRNLLFTLMIGTLLLPYHVLLIPQYVLFRNLGYIDTLVPLVAGKFLATEAFFVFLMVQFMRGLPRELDEAAKLDGCGHLRTYWSIVLPLSRPAIITSAIFTFINAWNDFMGPLIYLNTPSKYTVSLGLMMFRDQEGISNYGSMIAMSLVALVPVVAFFMAFQRYLIDGMATSGLKG is encoded by the coding sequence GTGACCAGTGCCACCAGCCCCGTCGCACACACCGCGAACGAAGGGCGGCGTATCGGATCCCTCGTCTGGCACGTGGGCGCGCTCCTCGTGCTCGCGGTCGTCCTCTACCCGGTGATCTGGGTGCTCGGCGCCTCGTTCAAGCCGAGCAAGGACATCATCGCCAGCCTCGACCTGCTGCCCACCAAGCCGGTATGGGCGAACTTCTCCGGACTCGCCGACGGCATCTCCGGCATCTCCATCGGCAGCTTCTTCAGCAACTCGCTGATGTACGCGGGCCTGGCCGTGGTCGGTGTGGTGCTCTCCAGCTCGCTGACCGCGTACGCCTTCGCCAAGATCCGGTTCGCCGGGCGGAACCTGCTGTTCACGCTGATGATCGGCACCCTGCTGCTGCCGTACCACGTGCTGCTCATTCCGCAGTACGTGCTGTTCCGCAACCTGGGCTACATCGACACGCTCGTGCCGCTCGTCGCGGGCAAGTTCCTCGCCACGGAGGCGTTCTTCGTCTTCCTGATGGTCCAGTTCATGCGCGGGCTGCCGCGCGAGCTGGACGAGGCCGCCAAGCTCGACGGGTGCGGACACCTGCGGACCTACTGGTCCATCGTGCTGCCGCTGAGCCGGCCCGCCATCATCACCAGCGCGATCTTCACCTTCATCAACGCGTGGAACGACTTCATGGGGCCGTTGATCTACCTCAACACCCCCTCCAAGTACACCGTCTCGCTCGGCCTGATGATGTTCCGCGACCAGGAGGGCATCTCCAACTACGGCAGCATGATCGCCATGTCGCTGGTGGCGCTGGTGCCGGTCGTCGCCTTCTTCATGGCCTTCCAGCGCTACCTCATCGACGGTATGGCGACCTCCGGACTGAAGGGCTGA
- a CDS encoding TFIIB-type zinc ribbon-containing protein: protein MQCPKCHAPMHTYNRNGVQIEQCSGCRGIFLDYGELEALTRVESQWSGPAAPPPPAPQGYPAAPAPAWGAPQGGHYGGHGGHHGNKRHKSFGHMLFSS, encoded by the coding sequence ATGCAGTGTCCGAAGTGCCATGCGCCGATGCACACGTACAACCGCAACGGAGTCCAGATCGAGCAGTGCAGCGGTTGCCGGGGGATCTTCCTCGACTACGGCGAGCTGGAGGCGCTGACCCGCGTGGAGTCCCAGTGGTCGGGCCCCGCCGCGCCGCCGCCCCCTGCCCCACAGGGTTACCCGGCCGCTCCCGCACCCGCCTGGGGCGCCCCGCAGGGCGGCCACTACGGAGGCCATGGCGGTCACCACGGCAACAAGCGCCACAAGAGCTTCGGCCACATGCTGTTCTCCAGCTGA
- a CDS encoding SsgA family sporulation/cell division regulator produces MNTTVSCELHLRLVVSSESSLPVPAGLRYDTADPYAVHATFHTGAEETVEWVFARDLLAEGLHRPTGTGDVRVWPSRSHGQGVVCIALSSPEGEALLEAPARALESFLKRTDAAVPPGTEHRHFDLDQELSHILAES; encoded by the coding sequence ATGAACACCACGGTCAGCTGCGAGCTGCACCTGCGCCTCGTTGTGTCGAGCGAGTCCTCACTGCCCGTTCCCGCAGGACTGCGGTATGACACGGCCGATCCCTACGCCGTGCACGCCACCTTCCACACCGGAGCCGAGGAAACCGTCGAGTGGGTGTTCGCCCGCGACTTGCTCGCGGAGGGCCTCCACCGGCCCACCGGCACCGGTGACGTCCGAGTCTGGCCGTCCCGGAGCCACGGTCAGGGCGTTGTCTGCATCGCTCTCAGCTCCCCAGAGGGCGAGGCCCTGCTCGAAGCCCCCGCACGAGCCCTGGAGTCCTTCCTGAAGCGAACGGACGCCGCCGTGCCACCCGGCACGGAACACCGCCACTTCGACCTCGACCAGGAACTGTCACACATCCTGGCGGAAAGCTAG
- a CDS encoding DsbA family protein: MSDSSPAPAGAPAPASVPVLEVWCELQCPDCRTALDDVSALRARYGDRLELRLRHFPLERHKHAFAAAQAAEEAAEQGQAWPYVEAVLGRVEELDRRGEPFLVEVAGELGLDAEEFDTALIDGRHILIVDADQAEGKAIGVTGTPTYVIAGEVLDGGKSQEGLRERIEEIVDGLLAGPDA; this comes from the coding sequence ATGAGCGACTCCTCCCCCGCGCCCGCCGGCGCTCCCGCCCCGGCCTCCGTCCCCGTACTCGAGGTCTGGTGCGAGCTCCAGTGCCCGGACTGCCGTACCGCCCTGGACGACGTGAGCGCCCTGCGTGCCCGTTACGGCGACCGGCTGGAGCTGCGGCTGCGGCACTTCCCGCTGGAGCGGCACAAGCACGCCTTCGCCGCCGCACAGGCCGCCGAGGAGGCGGCGGAGCAGGGGCAGGCGTGGCCGTACGTCGAGGCCGTGCTCGGCCGGGTCGAGGAGCTGGACCGCAGGGGCGAACCCTTCCTGGTCGAGGTGGCCGGCGAACTCGGCCTGGACGCCGAGGAGTTCGACACCGCGCTGATCGACGGCCGGCACATCCTGATCGTCGACGCCGACCAGGCCGAGGGCAAGGCCATCGGCGTGACCGGCACGCCGACCTACGTCATCGCCGGTGAGGTTCTCGACGGCGGCAAGAGTCAGGAAGGGCTGCGGGAAAGGATCGAGGAGATCGTGGACGGGCTGCTGGCCGGGCCGGACGCCTGA
- a CDS encoding carbohydrate ABC transporter permease — MTLVKEAPARPAQKRSAAPAAGRRGRRRENLAGYLFMSPWIAGFLLLTAGPMIASLYYAFTSYNLFTPPKWVGLDNFTTMFQDPRWQKSVEVTLKYVVVATPLKLLLALGVALLLAQNRRGQALYRAAFYMPSLIGASVSVGFVWRALFSDDAVVDRTQKVFGLDVGGWIGNPDYVLYSLVALSIWQFGAPMVIFLAGLKQVPQELYEAAEMDGAGPLRRFWNITLPMISPVLFFNVLLESIHAFQVFGSAYVVSDTRCGPADATLVYTCYLYQKGFKESQMGFASAMAWTLVIAVALVTAVLFWSQKKWVHYEEAAK, encoded by the coding sequence ATGACGCTCGTCAAAGAAGCGCCCGCGCGCCCGGCGCAGAAGCGGTCCGCCGCTCCTGCCGCCGGGCGGCGCGGGCGGCGCCGCGAGAACCTCGCCGGCTATCTCTTCATGTCGCCGTGGATCGCGGGGTTCCTGCTGCTCACGGCGGGGCCGATGATCGCGTCGCTCTACTACGCGTTCACCAGCTACAACCTGTTCACGCCGCCGAAGTGGGTGGGGCTGGACAACTTCACGACGATGTTCCAGGACCCGCGCTGGCAGAAGTCGGTCGAGGTCACGCTGAAGTACGTCGTCGTGGCCACCCCGCTGAAGCTGCTCCTCGCGCTCGGAGTGGCGCTGCTGCTCGCGCAGAACCGGCGCGGACAGGCGCTGTACCGGGCCGCGTTCTACATGCCGTCGCTCATCGGCGCCAGCGTCTCCGTGGGCTTCGTCTGGCGGGCGCTCTTCTCCGACGACGCCGTCGTGGACCGTACGCAGAAGGTCTTCGGGCTCGACGTCGGCGGCTGGATCGGCAACCCGGACTACGTCCTGTACTCCCTGGTGGCGCTGAGCATCTGGCAGTTCGGTGCGCCGATGGTCATCTTCCTGGCCGGGCTCAAGCAGGTGCCGCAGGAACTGTACGAGGCCGCCGAGATGGACGGCGCCGGTCCCCTCCGGCGGTTCTGGAACATCACGCTGCCGATGATCTCCCCGGTGCTGTTCTTCAACGTGCTGCTGGAGTCCATTCACGCGTTCCAGGTGTTCGGTTCCGCCTATGTCGTCTCCGACACCCGGTGCGGGCCCGCCGATGCCACCCTGGTCTATACCTGCTACCTCTACCAGAAGGGCTTCAAGGAGTCCCAGATGGGCTTCGCCTCCGCGATGGCATGGACGCTGGTGATCGCGGTTGCGCTCGTCACGGCGGTCCTGTTCTGGTCGCAGAAGAAGTGGGTGCACTACGAGGAGGCCGCCAAGTGA